In a single window of the Littorina saxatilis isolate snail1 linkage group LG5, US_GU_Lsax_2.0, whole genome shotgun sequence genome:
- the LOC138965986 gene encoding serine/threonine-protein kinase mos-like, with protein MVSETLLHSSPSTPSRYIGSPIARGNTPARCGRVEQDQIILGNLVGTGGFGSVYVASIRGRTVAVKMYHKHLANPKALVQSYNSELLVYRLGLKHRNIVSVLGATSLHGFVEGAYIIMDYVGIHNLQTVINDPLHDLDTPTTLSLALQMARGLHYLHSLNIVHLDLKPANCILTKDLTLRIADFGCCHQLAPVGGRGEEELGEGLGEGGAGGVWRGNEVAGTLAYRAPELLRGLRPCPRSDVYSLGVTLWQMRTRRGPYEGLPPHAVVYQVVSNNLRPRRPPIKDVDVDDDKDDDKDDDNPFEVLFCDLYTQCWAGAREDRPTSLDIVHAVGLWMEHV; from the exons ATGGTGAGCGAAACGCTGCTGCACTCCAGCCCTTCCACCCCCAGTCGCTACATCGGCTCGCCCATAGCTAGGGGCAACACGCCAGCGCGCTGCGGACGAGTCGAGCAGGACCAGATCATTCTGGGCAACCTGGTGGGGACAGGGGGGTTCGGGTCGGTGTACGTGGCCAGTATCCGAGGCCGCACTGTGGCGGTCAAGATGTACCACAAGCACCTCGCCAACCCCAAGGCTCTGGTCCAGTCCTACAACTCCGAGCTTCTGGTGTACAG GTTGGGCCTGAAGCACCGCAACATAGTGAGTGTGCTGGGCGCCACGTCGCTGCACGGCTTCGTGGAGGGCGCCTACATCATCATGGACTACGTGGGAATCCATAACCTACAGACCGTCATCAACGACCCGCTCCACGACCTCGACACCCCTACCACACTCAG CCTGGCATTGCAGATGGCCCGCGGACTGCACTACCTCCACTCCCTCAACATCGTACACCTGGACCTCAAGCCAGCCAACTGCATCCTCACCAAAGACCTCACGCTACGCATCGCGGACTTTGGCTGCTGCCACCAGCTGGCCCCCgtgggagggagaggggaggaggAGCTCGGGGAGGGGCTGGGAGAGGGAGGAGCAGGGGGAGTGTGGAGGGGGAACGAAGTGGCGGGGACGCTGGCGTACAGAGCTCCGGAGCTGCTGAGGGGCCTCAGGCCGTGTCCCCGCTCTGACGTGTACTCCTTGGGGGTGACTCTGTGGCAGATG CGCACCCGTCGAGGACCGTACGAGGGCTTACCGCCTCATGCAGTGGTCTACCAGGTAGTTTCCAACAACCTTCGCCCTCGTCGTCCTCCCATCAAAGACGTCGACGTCGATGACGACAaggacgatgacaaggacgacgACAATCCGTTTGAGGTCCTGTTCTGCGACCTGTACACGCAGTGCTGGGCAGGAGCCCGCGAGGACAGACCTACATCGCTGGATATCGTTCACGCCGTGGGTCTCTGGATGGAGCATGTGTGA